GATGGACATCAATTTCATGAAAGCGATTGCAACAGGTACGCCAAGATGGGCCCGCCATGCATTTGCAAGCCTCGGAGCCGCCGCGCTGATTGCCGCTCCTGCAGCCGCCCAGAACCTCGAAACCTTCGACCCTGACGAGGCCTATGCCGCCGCGCAGGACAACGCTCCGCCCGCTGGCGGCATCGATGCCGACCTCGCGCAGCCCGGCGGCACTGGCACGCCCGAGGTTGCGCCGCCGCTGGAAGGTCCGCAGCCGGTCCCCGCAGATGCAGCCGGTCCTGCCGAGGTCGAGACGAGCGATGGGTTCGACAACGAATTCCAGATCTATTCCGAGGACCCCGCCAATCCGGCGGCCGAAGGCGGCGAGACTGGCGAGGCGACCGCCGATGGAGAAACTGTCGCCACGGCTGAGGCCAATTCGCAAACTTATGGCGAAGACGATCTGATCGGCGCCGCAGAAGGTGTATTCGGCAAGGGCGCAGAAGGCCTCGCCAAGATGATCCAGAATCTGCTCAAGGATCAGGGCGAACCCAACGGTTACATCGTGGGGCGTGAGGCGGGCGGCGCCTTCATCTTCGGCGCACGATATGGATCCGGCACTCTGTTCCATAAGGTCGAAGGCCAGCGCAAAGTTTATTGGACCGGTCCTTCGATCGGGCTCGACGCAGGCGCGAACGCTGCAAACACCTTCGTGCTGGTTTACAACCTGTTCGACACCGAAGAACTGTTCGAGCGCTATCCTGCAGGCGAGGGCCAGGCTTATCTGATCGGCGGCCTGCACGCCTCCTACATGCGCAAAGGCGACGTCGTTCTCATCCCGGTCCGCATGGGCGCGGGCGTGCGGCTCGGCGTTAATGCGGGCTATATGAAATTCTCGAAGAAGCAGCGCTGGTTGCCCTTCTGAGGTCGCTTCGGGACCGTGCAAAAGCGGTCCGATACAATTCGGATGCAAAAGTCGGTTGCGATGAGCGCCAGTGCGCGGCATGCCGCGTGGGCCATGCTGAACCGACTCGAAGCACAACCGCCCGACGCGCTGCTCGCGCTCATCAAGATGCACGCCGCCGACGAGCGGACCGACAAGATCGACCTTGGCGTCGGTGTCTATCGTACGGGGCAGGGCGATACGCCTGTCTTCGGCGCGATAAAGGCGGCCGAGCGGCAGCTGGTCGAAGAGCAGGATTCCAAGAGCTATCTCGGTCCCGAAGGCGACATGGGCTTCGTCAACGCGCTGATGCCGTATATCTTCGGCGAGAACGCGACGATGGGCGGGCGCATCGCCGGAATGCAGACCCCCGGCGGCACCGGTGCCGTGCGGCTGGCTCTGGCTTTGGCGCAGAAGGCGGGGATGAAACGGCTGCATATGGGCCAACCAAGCTGGCCCAACCACGCGCAGATCATCAACGATATCGCGCTCGAAATGGTGTCGTTCGATCATTCCAATGCGGACGGCACGGCCAATATCGAGGCGGTGCTTGGTGCTATTCGGGGGGCGGGGCCGGACGAGGGCGTGCTGCTCCACGGGTGCTGCCACAACCCGACCGGCATCGACTATTCGCCGGACGAGTGGGATGCGATCGGCGATGCGATTGCGGAAACCGGCGTATTCCCGATCATCGACACCGCCTATCATGGGCTCGGCCATGGGATGGAGGAGGACGTCGCGGGCCTTCGGAGCGTGCTCTCCAAGGTGCCCGAGGCGTTCATCGCCTATTCGTGCGACAAGAATTTCGGGATGTACCGCGACCGCGTCGGCGCATTCTACATCCTTGCGGACGGTGAGGATGTGCTCGATACCGCGTTCTCCAATGCCAACGCGCTGGCGCGGGCCAGCTGGTCGATGCCGCCCGATCACGGCGCGGCGGCGGTGCGGCTGGTGCTGCGCGATCCCGGTCTTACCCAGATATGGCAGGACGAGCTCGAACAGATGCGCGATCGGATGCGCGAAGTGCGCGAGACTCTCGCCGAGGCGGGAACCGCTGGCAGCGTCGACCTGACACCGCTGGGAAGGCAGAACGGCCTGTTTTCGGTGCTGCCTGTGACCAAGGAGCAGGTCGAGCAGCTGCGCCGCGATCACGGCGTCTACATGGCCGGATCGGGCCGGATCAACGTGGCGGGCCTGACCACCGGCAATATCGAGAAATTCATCGCCGCGATCGCCGATGTGACCGGCTGAGACGACTCGCGCCTTGATGGTCTTCGCAGCAGGGACGGCGGGCAAGAGCGCCGCGAACTCGAATGCGGGCCGCTCGCGCGAAGTTGACAAAGTCGACACCCTGTCAAGTGGGTTTCCGGCGAGTTTGCGTAGAAATATCAGATATTTGAAGCCAAATCGCGAAGTTGACACTTGTCCAACATTTGGCGAAGTTTCCGGTGCGACCAAGCAATGCGGACGATGGGAAAGAGCTAAGCCAAGCTCATAAACGTCGCGCCCGATGTAGGAAAATTTGATGTCTCGCGAACTGTTTGCGTGTGGATAGCGGACAGGTCAATTTTCCTCCTATGGCAAATTTTCGGCCATTGAAAATGCGCTATCGACCGCCGATGCTGTGCCAACGGCAATACCAGCATTTCGGAGGTAAGTTCTAAAGTCATCTATCTTAATGTTCTTATTTTCACAGACACGAAAAATCAGAATACCCGATGTAACGAAGGCTGAAGTAAGAAGCCCGTCTGAAACCTCCTCAAGAAGCCCCTGTCCCTGTAAGGTAAGCAACCGCTCATTCACTTCCTGGGCAAGAATTGCATTGTAGAATCCGGAACTATCAATTCCCTCGAGCATCGCTGCAACTTCTTCAGTCACAACGATTTCAATGTCTGGGTAACGTTTGAGGTGCTCATAAACCAAAGTCGGCGAGTCGACTGCCTTCAATTGAACTTCTTGGACTATCTTTTCGTTCATAGAAAATTGGACGTCTGCTCCCGGAAAATTTGTGGTTTCCATTGCAGAAGCCGTCAATGTCCCTCCCTTCGAGTTATGTTGCGCTACAAATAATAGCTCATGATAAATACCTTTCGTGTTTGAGATCACACCGCGCAACTGCTCGGGCGACAAAGATCTTACATACTCTGAAAGCTCATCGACAGAGGCATCGTTAAGTCTGTTTGTTGATCGTCGTAGCGCCTCCAAGACCAAATCGTGCTCCAAACCCCAAGCCGTAAGCCTGTCTTCTAATAGACGCTGGAATGTGACTGCCATTACGACAGAGCTAAAGTGGAAAATTTGCGGATCACCATTCGTCTTCTGACGCGAAAAAAGTGTCGCGGCTATATTTCTTCGCAGCAGCTTCAACCACGATATCGCCCTATTTGTAGGGCCTCTTCTTTCTGGCGCTGATAGAATTTCCGCATGCTTATCGACAATCCAGCAATGCTCCTGCAATTTTCCCTGATAGTTCGGATTCAGTGTGTCGCTAAATGATTGCCCTTTCTTACTTTGGGGCGAGATATGTCGAACGATACGACGTAGAAGGGGCCGTAAACCGTCATTTGCATAAGCGCGAAGCTCGTCTCGGGAGGGACTTGGTAGCTTTTCCTCCAAAACGCCATCTAGGGGCCGAATGAGCTGATCCGTGCAAAAGAGGATTTCGACTTCGAAAGGCAGCAGCTTGTCTAGCTTTCTGGAGCGCGGAAATTTTTTGCGAATCCCAATGGTGGCTGCTGTGGTAGCCGCAAGTCCCATCGCCGGTAAGAGCAAAGCGCCAGTTGCCATACCGCCTCCAACGAGACCACCAATCCAAGCAAGTGTAGCATTGGTTGCTGCCGCCCCGGACAGAGTCCCAATCGCAGTGCCAGTCCCTGCCGTCCCGAGCGTGGACACCAAGCCAAATATACCAGAGGATGTCGCTGCACCTGTGATTTTGGCAGCAGCAATATTCGAAGCTAGGCGAACCTTTCTTACATTTTCGCTGGGCGTCTGGGTGATTGCTGCGACGATACCCAAGAGCGCATCTCTAAGCTCTTCAAGTTCAGCTTTTGGATACTCTTCATCTCTGATTTTGAACACGAATTAAGTTGGATCCCTTGGAGCGGCCTTGCTTCTAAATCAATTAATGCTTCGCCCCTGTAAAGGGTAGCACCGAGCAAAGGTAGCGAAAGCATGACCGATTGAGCTACCGCAATTAATCATCTGTCCCGATGGTCCACAATTAGAGGTCGCTAGCCGACTTTGCGGCCACTCACCCCGCCGCAGCCAGGCCCTGCATCCGCTTCAGGTACCGCGCGAGCACGTCGATTTCGAGATTGACCTCGTCGCCTTGCCTGAGGCTGCCCAGTGTCGTCACCTCGCCCGTATGCGGGATGATGTTGAGCATGAAATCGCAGCTCTTGTCTGCGCGGTCGCGCACGTCGTTGACCGTCA
The Erythrobacter sp. THAF29 DNA segment above includes these coding regions:
- a CDS encoding aromatic amino acid transaminase encodes the protein MLNRLEAQPPDALLALIKMHAADERTDKIDLGVGVYRTGQGDTPVFGAIKAAERQLVEEQDSKSYLGPEGDMGFVNALMPYIFGENATMGGRIAGMQTPGGTGAVRLALALAQKAGMKRLHMGQPSWPNHAQIINDIALEMVSFDHSNADGTANIEAVLGAIRGAGPDEGVLLHGCCHNPTGIDYSPDEWDAIGDAIAETGVFPIIDTAYHGLGHGMEEDVAGLRSVLSKVPEAFIAYSCDKNFGMYRDRVGAFYILADGEDVLDTAFSNANALARASWSMPPDHGAAAVRLVLRDPGLTQIWQDELEQMRDRMREVRETLAEAGTAGSVDLTPLGRQNGLFSVLPVTKEQVEQLRRDHGVYMAGSGRINVAGLTTGNIEKFIAAIADVTG
- a CDS encoding EipA family protein, producing the protein MDINFMKAIATGTPRWARHAFASLGAAALIAAPAAAQNLETFDPDEAYAAAQDNAPPAGGIDADLAQPGGTGTPEVAPPLEGPQPVPADAAGPAEVETSDGFDNEFQIYSEDPANPAAEGGETGEATADGETVATAEANSQTYGEDDLIGAAEGVFGKGAEGLAKMIQNLLKDQGEPNGYIVGREAGGAFIFGARYGSGTLFHKVEGQRKVYWTGPSIGLDAGANAANTFVLVYNLFDTEELFERYPAGEGQAYLIGGLHASYMRKGDVVLIPVRMGAGVRLGVNAGYMKFSKKQRWLPF